A single window of Pseudarthrobacter psychrotolerans DNA harbors:
- a CDS encoding phosphoribosyltransferase family protein, whose product MSTRFEDRTEAGERLAAVLTQFRERPDTIVLGLARGGIPVAAAAAKALYLPLGAVLVRKLGIPGHDETAFGALAWSGGRIVRLLNRPLITRILDHGVRQQWLDEVEKRERAELLRRAGTYPGISNNLTGKTVLLLDDGLATGATMRAAVEAARSGGAARVVAAAPVGSVEAYAAVSRVCDAVLCLHLPGKFRAVGSFYRHFEQLTDEDAISLLNQ is encoded by the coding sequence ATGAGCACGCGTTTTGAAGACCGCACCGAGGCCGGCGAACGGCTGGCGGCAGTGCTCACCCAGTTCCGGGAACGCCCCGATACCATCGTCCTGGGGCTGGCCCGCGGCGGTATCCCCGTCGCCGCCGCAGCTGCGAAGGCCCTGTACCTGCCGCTCGGCGCCGTTCTGGTCCGGAAACTCGGCATCCCCGGCCACGACGAAACAGCGTTCGGCGCGCTGGCCTGGTCCGGAGGCCGGATAGTGCGCCTGCTCAACCGTCCCCTGATCACCCGCATTCTGGATCACGGCGTCCGCCAGCAATGGCTGGACGAAGTGGAGAAACGCGAGCGGGCCGAGCTGCTCCGCCGGGCCGGGACTTACCCTGGGATCAGCAACAACCTCACCGGCAAGACTGTCCTACTGCTCGACGACGGCCTGGCCACCGGAGCCACCATGCGCGCCGCCGTCGAGGCTGCCCGTTCCGGTGGCGCGGCACGCGTCGTCGCCGCAGCACCGGTGGGTTCGGTGGAGGCCTACGCGGCAGTGTCCAGGGTGTGCGATGCCGTGCTGTGCCTGCATCTGCCGGGCAAGTTCCGCGCCGTGGGCAGCTTCTACCGGCACTTCGAACAATTGACCGATGAGGACGCCATCAGCCTGCTGAACCAGTAG
- a CDS encoding MFS transporter yields MEAPLTPDPAPASAALAPPTGRFARLLHLAGRSFIPLGLFARLPLAMLTVGALTLVTSVTGSYALGGTAAGAVGIGSALGAPVLGALADRRGQRPVLLVAAVLNTMAVLALIGTAWAAPEAGSFPVAVIAAAFLAGASCPQVGPLARVRWMALTSGGNGAKAGRDLDTALSYEGTADELTFVLGPALVGILASLVAPWLPLALAAAMTITLVPAFAMHSTHKAVPLNRGSAASRKAARIPAVVVLPVLAMVAMGTFFGSAQTALSSFSASFATSEIAGLLYAVMGLSSAAAALSVAYWPQRFTPAARWLVSAALMTVLALLLLVPGSLGGMVAVLLVLGLPVGPVMVTVFAIGGLVAPVERLGTVMTALASGIVAGTALGAAVGGQLAQAYGYHTAFIVPVVAAGGLLVLGAAAAAILRKRH; encoded by the coding sequence CTGGAAGCGCCTCTCACGCCTGACCCTGCGCCGGCCTCCGCTGCGCTGGCTCCGCCCACGGGGCGGTTCGCCAGGCTCCTGCACCTCGCCGGCCGCAGCTTTATCCCCCTGGGCCTGTTCGCCCGGCTGCCGCTGGCCATGCTCACCGTCGGTGCCCTGACCCTGGTCACATCCGTGACCGGCTCCTACGCGCTGGGTGGCACTGCCGCAGGCGCCGTGGGGATCGGCTCGGCACTCGGCGCCCCGGTCCTTGGTGCCCTCGCAGACCGCAGGGGGCAGCGGCCCGTCCTCCTGGTTGCGGCGGTGCTCAACACGATGGCGGTCCTGGCACTGATCGGCACGGCCTGGGCTGCGCCCGAAGCCGGATCCTTTCCCGTGGCCGTGATCGCCGCCGCGTTTCTCGCGGGTGCCAGCTGCCCGCAGGTAGGGCCGCTGGCCAGGGTGCGCTGGATGGCGCTCACCTCGGGGGGCAACGGAGCGAAGGCCGGCAGGGATCTGGACACGGCCCTGTCCTACGAGGGCACCGCCGATGAGCTGACGTTCGTCCTGGGGCCGGCCCTGGTGGGAATCCTGGCCAGCCTGGTGGCACCTTGGCTGCCGTTGGCCCTGGCTGCGGCCATGACCATCACACTGGTGCCCGCCTTTGCGATGCACTCCACCCACAAGGCGGTTCCCCTGAACCGGGGCTCCGCAGCCTCGCGCAAGGCAGCCAGGATTCCCGCCGTCGTCGTACTGCCCGTCCTGGCGATGGTGGCCATGGGCACCTTCTTCGGGTCCGCCCAGACGGCTTTGAGCTCCTTCTCCGCGAGTTTCGCCACCTCCGAAATCGCCGGACTGCTGTATGCGGTCATGGGATTGAGTTCTGCCGCCGCAGCCCTGTCCGTGGCGTACTGGCCCCAGCGCTTCACCCCGGCCGCCCGGTGGCTGGTCAGCGCGGCGCTGATGACAGTGCTCGCGTTGCTGCTTCTGGTGCCGGGATCGTTGGGCGGCATGGTCGCAGTGCTTCTGGTCCTGGGATTGCCGGTGGGTCCCGTGATGGTGACAGTCTTCGCGATTGGAGGCCTGGTGGCGCCGGTAGAACGGCTGGGGACCGTGATGACGGCACTGGCCAGCGGGATCGTGGCGGGCACCGCGCTGGGGGCCGCCGTTGGAGGCCAGCTCGCGCAGGCCTACGGCTACCACACCGCATTCATTGTGCCTGTGGTTGCTGCAGGCGGCCTGCTGGTGCTTGGTGCTGCCGCGGCAGCCATTCTCCGCAAACGCCACTAA
- a CDS encoding MFS transporter produces the protein MTETSRVDSEAGPSSKHEERKVLAATLVGTTIEWYDFFIFAQLTGTLLSPLFLAPLNESNPGLAQILSFALIGISFLFRPLGAVVAGHLGDRLGRKAMLVFTLLMMGAATSLIGMLPTYAQIGVWAPMLLIILRIAQGFSAGGEWGGAALMAVEHAPKSRRGVFGAYPQIGVPVGMILATGLLFVLNSNMSKEDFAAWGWRVPFLLSIVLIVVGYLIRRAVAESPVFQEMATRKEESKAPLGELIRNHKKAVLYSTMIFIGNNAAGYLLIAFFISYATKSLKMPTPQILLATTLASFGWLIFTLAGGWLSDRIGRVKTFLIGYAIIFVWMIPMFALIDTRDIMLYGVALFVLTIGLGLSYGPMSAMYAEMFPANVRYSGISIGYAFGAILGGAFAATIAEALLQSTKWTGSIGIYIMILCVISAVGVLLAKETKGNPLGVSNHH, from the coding sequence ATGACCGAAACTTCACGCGTCGATTCCGAGGCGGGCCCGAGCAGCAAGCACGAGGAACGCAAGGTCCTCGCAGCAACGCTGGTCGGCACCACCATCGAGTGGTACGACTTTTTCATCTTCGCGCAACTGACGGGCACGCTGCTGTCCCCGCTGTTCCTGGCTCCGCTGAACGAATCCAACCCGGGCCTGGCCCAGATCCTGTCCTTCGCCCTCATCGGCATCAGCTTCCTGTTCCGCCCGCTGGGTGCGGTGGTTGCCGGCCATCTTGGCGACAGGCTCGGACGCAAGGCCATGCTGGTCTTCACCCTCCTGATGATGGGCGCAGCCACTTCACTGATCGGCATGCTGCCGACCTATGCGCAGATCGGCGTCTGGGCCCCCATGCTGCTGATCATCCTCCGCATCGCCCAAGGCTTCTCCGCCGGCGGCGAATGGGGCGGCGCTGCCCTGATGGCCGTGGAACACGCCCCCAAGAGCCGGCGCGGTGTGTTCGGTGCGTACCCGCAGATCGGTGTCCCGGTCGGCATGATCCTGGCTACCGGCCTGCTCTTCGTTCTCAACTCGAATATGTCAAAGGAAGACTTCGCGGCGTGGGGCTGGCGGGTGCCGTTCCTGCTGTCCATCGTGCTTATTGTGGTGGGATACCTGATCCGGCGGGCTGTGGCCGAGAGCCCCGTCTTCCAGGAGATGGCCACCCGTAAGGAAGAAAGCAAAGCGCCGCTCGGCGAGCTCATCCGGAACCACAAAAAGGCAGTCCTCTACTCGACGATGATCTTCATCGGCAACAACGCCGCCGGATACCTCCTGATAGCCTTCTTCATCTCCTACGCCACCAAGTCCCTGAAGATGCCCACCCCGCAGATTCTGCTGGCCACCACACTGGCTTCCTTCGGCTGGCTGATCTTCACGCTTGCAGGCGGCTGGCTCTCAGACCGGATCGGCCGCGTCAAGACGTTCCTGATCGGTTATGCGATCATCTTCGTTTGGATGATCCCGATGTTCGCCCTGATCGATACCAGGGACATCATGCTCTACGGCGTTGCGCTGTTCGTCCTGACCATTGGGCTGGGACTGTCCTACGGCCCGATGTCCGCGATGTACGCCGAGATGTTCCCGGCGAACGTCCGTTACTCGGGGATTTCCATCGGGTACGCGTTCGGCGCCATCCTCGGCGGCGCCTTCGCCGCCACCATCGCGGAGGCGCTGCTGCAGAGCACCAAGTGGACCGGATCCATCGGCATCTACATCATGATCCTGTGCGTGATTTCCGCTGTAGGGGTCCTGCTTGCCAAGGAGACGAAGGGCAACCCGCTCGGCGTCAGCAACCACCACTAA
- a CDS encoding exonuclease SbcCD subunit D, with protein MRLLHTSDWHLGRSFHGVGMLDAQRSFVDQLVSAVTENAVDVVLIAGDVYDRALPGVDVVGLLDDALVRLTAAGATVVLTSGNHDSAIRLGFASRLLERGGVHLRTRLADLDQPVVLPLGTGDGETPGAVLAIYGIPWLEPRLVAEQLGAETASHFEVTRAATDRIRADLAQRSAAGTVHSVVLAHTFASGGISSDSERDLSIGGVGAVPLDLFDGFSYTALGHLHGRQSLSPQVRYSGSPLAYSFSEAKHTKGSWLIDVGPDGVTGVSELTWEAPRKLAVIRGEISELLESAEHSWAEEAYCQITLTDAQRPAQAMERLRARFPDTLVLGFDPQGGAVKASKSYSSRLAEARDDLSLCCGFLDHVRGRDADDAEQSAIAAALDNVRLREASL; from the coding sequence ATGCGGTTATTGCACACATCGGACTGGCACTTGGGCAGGTCCTTCCACGGCGTCGGGATGCTGGACGCCCAACGGTCATTTGTTGATCAGCTCGTCAGCGCCGTCACCGAAAACGCCGTCGACGTTGTCCTGATCGCCGGCGATGTCTACGACCGCGCCCTGCCTGGCGTCGACGTCGTGGGGCTGTTGGACGATGCCTTAGTGCGGCTGACAGCGGCCGGTGCCACGGTGGTGCTGACATCCGGCAACCACGACTCCGCCATCCGGCTCGGATTCGCCTCCCGGCTGCTGGAACGTGGCGGCGTCCACCTGCGGACCAGGCTGGCGGACCTGGACCAGCCGGTCGTGCTGCCGCTGGGCACAGGTGATGGCGAGACTCCCGGCGCCGTCCTGGCCATCTATGGAATCCCCTGGCTGGAACCGCGCCTCGTCGCCGAACAACTCGGTGCAGAAACCGCCAGCCACTTCGAAGTCACCCGCGCCGCCACGGACCGCATCCGGGCGGACCTCGCGCAGCGAAGCGCTGCGGGAACGGTCCATTCTGTGGTCCTCGCCCACACGTTCGCCAGCGGCGGGATCAGCTCAGACAGCGAGCGGGACCTCAGCATAGGGGGAGTCGGAGCCGTGCCCCTGGACCTGTTCGACGGATTCAGCTACACCGCGCTGGGGCACCTGCACGGCCGGCAGAGCCTGTCACCGCAGGTCAGGTACTCGGGATCGCCCCTGGCCTACTCGTTCTCCGAAGCCAAGCACACCAAGGGAAGCTGGCTGATCGACGTCGGCCCGGACGGCGTGACCGGCGTATCGGAACTGACGTGGGAAGCCCCGCGGAAGCTGGCCGTGATCCGCGGCGAAATCTCGGAACTCCTGGAGTCCGCAGAGCACTCCTGGGCCGAAGAAGCGTACTGCCAGATCACCCTGACGGATGCGCAGCGGCCCGCCCAGGCCATGGAACGGCTGCGGGCCCGTTTTCCGGACACGCTGGTCCTGGGGTTTGATCCGCAGGGCGGCGCCGTCAAGGCGTCCAAAAGCTACAGCAGCCGGCTCGCCGAAGCCCGGGATGATCTCTCGCTCTGCTGCGGATTCCTCGATCACGTGCGGGGGCGGGACGCGGACGACGCCGAGCAGTCGGCTATCGCCGCGGCGCTGGACAACGTACGCCTCAGGGAGGCATCGCTATGA
- a CDS encoding helix-turn-helix domain-containing protein, giving the protein MTPTAVPAGAAQASPSQTLSRGIRALEILAAAQAPLTIAELAEAMGVHRSVAYRILRTLEDHSLLVRDDAGKVQPGPGLAVLARGVARNLQTAALPELTQLANALTMSAFVAVWDRDDCVTLVTVDPRHTGAAIVQHPGSRHPISAGAPGIAIQSAYSEADWHAAAPGTPYRPEAGTARRVGYAASHDEVIAGVSSVAVPVRVPGGRPAALAVVYIRAAQNPDEIAAALMAGAGRIEAQLG; this is encoded by the coding sequence ATGACCCCCACCGCAGTCCCCGCCGGAGCCGCCCAGGCTTCGCCGTCCCAGACCCTGTCGCGCGGAATCCGGGCACTGGAAATCCTGGCGGCGGCTCAGGCGCCGTTGACCATTGCGGAACTTGCCGAGGCCATGGGGGTTCACCGTTCCGTGGCCTACCGGATCCTGCGGACCCTGGAAGACCACTCCCTACTGGTGCGCGATGACGCGGGCAAAGTCCAGCCAGGACCCGGGCTCGCCGTCCTGGCGCGGGGCGTTGCCCGCAACCTGCAGACGGCGGCGCTGCCGGAACTGACCCAACTCGCGAATGCCCTGACCATGAGCGCCTTTGTGGCCGTGTGGGACCGCGATGACTGTGTGACCCTGGTCACTGTGGACCCTCGGCACACCGGAGCCGCGATCGTCCAGCACCCCGGTTCCAGGCATCCCATCAGCGCCGGTGCGCCTGGAATTGCGATCCAGTCAGCGTATTCAGAAGCGGATTGGCATGCGGCTGCCCCCGGGACCCCCTACCGGCCTGAGGCCGGAACCGCGAGGCGCGTAGGCTATGCCGCCAGCCATGACGAAGTCATCGCCGGCGTCTCCTCCGTGGCAGTTCCGGTCAGGGTCCCTGGGGGCCGGCCGGCCGCGCTGGCCGTTGTATACATCAGGGCAGCCCAGAATCCGGATGAAATCGCCGCCGCGCTGATGGCGGGCGCCGGGCGCATTGAGGCCCAGCTGGGCTGA
- a CDS encoding SMC family ATPase, whose translation MRIHRLVISAFGPFAGTEEIDFDRLSAHGLFLLNGPTGAGKTSVLDAVCFALYGSVPGARQEGKRLRSDHAEPSLEPAVTCEFSAQGRHFEVTRSPAWDKPSARGKNGFTTQQAKTLLRERISGTWTERSGRNDEAGAEITALLGMDREQFTRVVMLPQGDFAAFLRSKAADRLELLQKLFGTQRFEALEQELSAQAQAARNDVARLNGELEVLAGRAEAEAAALAIDDSAAPAQEESAARIEWLQETVAHRAGELAAAAEAATDVSRHTSGRLESESARRERHRKLAAAEARKADAEAILPSLELHGVRLEQHRRAEVLTGQLQAVQHGQTQVRHAAGAMESATTLLRMAADEDPELGQLDLGALDAGNADAGLSAAGALDIAGELSRLRSLLAVVEARLPDEERLHSLVARRAALTTKQQELAQKDIDLGVSLQGLRAEQETLTAGLEPVVELASAATLHAKEAAAAGELLDVVRRYAAARAAQALATERHSASREIQLEKKLRWLDLREERLANAAAELAAQLAEGEACPVCGSADHPAPAEAAASALGLSQAEEAAQQDHEAAETKLAARARELADANQLVAVLESQGGDMPEEDAMTGFESARTVAGESQLAVKNLADLRQQLEAAEAGIAAADSARHSAASELAQVTVELSGLVDQLASLDSALSALRGRHRSLTHRLRSLQDAAATLEKAVEAQALLTRAKARAEEARIQLELALPDAGFSSAEVARAQLLSNADAAALQAEVRAGQDEQARIAELFASEDLLLALAEKAAHPMVDEALLAQLQAAAEQAGQEARAADLAAGMAVRCVESLAAVRHDYQQLAGSGRVPRERAQLLTALADTAAGRGDNTYRMSLNSYVLAARLEQVALAASERLVAMSDGRYLLQHSDAKAARGAKSGLGLEVVDQWTGHRRDTSTLSGGESFMASLSLALGLADVVQQESGGIQIETLFVDEGFGSLDEQSLEQVMDALEGLRDGGRVVGLVSHVGEMKQRIGTQLQVLKGRNGSTLRISDAAEALV comes from the coding sequence ATGAGGATCCACCGCCTTGTCATCTCCGCCTTCGGGCCCTTTGCGGGCACCGAGGAAATCGATTTCGACAGGTTGAGCGCCCACGGGCTCTTTCTCCTCAACGGACCTACCGGAGCAGGGAAGACCAGCGTGCTGGACGCTGTTTGCTTTGCGTTGTACGGATCCGTGCCGGGGGCGCGCCAGGAGGGCAAGCGCCTGCGCAGCGATCATGCCGAGCCGTCGCTTGAACCGGCGGTCACCTGCGAGTTTTCCGCCCAGGGCCGCCACTTCGAAGTCACCAGGTCGCCGGCCTGGGACAAACCCAGTGCCCGGGGAAAAAACGGCTTCACCACACAGCAGGCCAAAACGCTCCTCCGGGAACGCATCAGCGGAACGTGGACGGAGAGATCCGGACGCAATGATGAAGCCGGCGCTGAAATCACCGCCCTGCTGGGAATGGACCGGGAACAGTTCACCCGCGTGGTGATGCTGCCGCAAGGCGATTTTGCCGCCTTTCTGCGGTCCAAGGCAGCCGATCGCCTGGAACTGCTGCAGAAGCTCTTTGGCACCCAGCGGTTCGAAGCTCTGGAACAGGAGTTGTCGGCGCAGGCCCAGGCCGCGCGGAACGATGTTGCCCGGCTGAACGGCGAGCTTGAAGTGCTGGCGGGTCGGGCCGAAGCCGAGGCCGCTGCCTTGGCCATTGATGATTCTGCGGCTCCTGCCCAAGAGGAATCGGCTGCCCGGATCGAATGGCTGCAGGAAACCGTGGCCCACCGCGCAGGGGAACTGGCTGCGGCGGCGGAGGCCGCAACGGACGTCAGTAGGCACACGTCAGGCCGGCTGGAGAGCGAGTCCGCGCGGCGGGAACGGCACCGCAAGCTGGCAGCCGCTGAGGCCCGTAAAGCAGACGCTGAGGCAATCCTGCCCTCCCTGGAACTCCATGGCGTCCGGCTCGAACAACACCGCCGTGCCGAGGTGCTCACGGGCCAGCTGCAGGCTGTCCAGCACGGCCAGACCCAGGTCCGGCACGCGGCCGGAGCCATGGAATCCGCCACCACACTGCTGCGGATGGCCGCCGATGAAGACCCCGAACTGGGCCAGCTGGACCTTGGCGCCTTGGATGCGGGTAACGCCGACGCCGGGCTCTCCGCCGCCGGGGCTCTTGACATCGCGGGTGAGCTCAGCCGCCTCCGGTCCCTGTTGGCCGTTGTGGAAGCCAGGTTGCCGGATGAGGAACGCCTTCATTCACTGGTTGCCAGGCGCGCCGCGCTCACCACGAAGCAGCAGGAACTCGCACAAAAGGACATTGACCTTGGCGTTTCGCTGCAGGGCCTCCGCGCGGAGCAGGAAACCCTGACGGCAGGCCTGGAGCCCGTGGTGGAACTGGCCTCAGCCGCCACCCTCCATGCCAAGGAAGCCGCTGCGGCTGGGGAACTTCTTGACGTCGTCCGGCGCTACGCGGCCGCACGCGCGGCGCAGGCGCTCGCCACGGAGCGCCACTCGGCGTCCCGGGAGATCCAGCTCGAGAAGAAACTCCGCTGGCTGGACCTGCGCGAGGAAAGACTCGCCAACGCCGCCGCCGAACTCGCCGCCCAGCTGGCCGAGGGAGAGGCCTGCCCCGTTTGCGGCAGTGCGGACCACCCTGCTCCCGCGGAGGCTGCGGCGTCCGCGCTGGGCCTCAGCCAGGCCGAGGAAGCTGCCCAGCAGGACCATGAGGCCGCCGAGACAAAGCTGGCAGCGCGGGCCCGTGAGTTGGCCGACGCGAACCAGTTGGTGGCTGTCCTTGAAAGCCAGGGCGGGGACATGCCTGAAGAGGATGCGATGACTGGCTTCGAGTCTGCCCGCACAGTCGCCGGAGAGTCGCAGCTGGCGGTGAAGAATCTCGCGGACCTCCGTCAGCAGCTTGAGGCTGCAGAAGCCGGAATTGCCGCAGCGGATTCCGCCAGGCACAGCGCAGCGTCCGAACTCGCGCAGGTGACCGTTGAATTGTCGGGACTGGTGGACCAGCTGGCGTCCCTTGACAGCGCACTCTCTGCGCTGCGTGGCCGTCACCGCAGCCTCACGCACAGGCTGCGGTCGCTGCAGGACGCCGCCGCCACGTTGGAGAAGGCCGTGGAGGCCCAAGCCTTGCTCACCAGAGCCAAGGCCAGGGCCGAGGAAGCACGGATCCAGCTTGAACTGGCGTTGCCGGACGCTGGCTTCAGCTCGGCGGAGGTGGCTCGCGCACAGCTGCTTTCGAATGCTGATGCTGCTGCCCTGCAGGCCGAGGTCCGGGCCGGCCAGGACGAACAGGCGCGGATTGCCGAGCTGTTCGCATCCGAGGATCTGCTGCTGGCACTGGCTGAAAAGGCAGCCCATCCCATGGTGGACGAAGCCCTCCTCGCGCAACTGCAGGCCGCCGCGGAGCAGGCCGGGCAGGAAGCACGGGCCGCCGATCTTGCCGCCGGCATGGCCGTGCGCTGTGTGGAATCGCTGGCCGCTGTCCGCCACGACTACCAACAGCTGGCCGGTTCCGGGCGGGTTCCCAGGGAACGCGCCCAGCTGCTGACAGCCCTGGCTGATACCGCCGCCGGCCGTGGAGACAACACCTACCGCATGAGCCTGAACAGCTACGTCCTCGCGGCACGGCTCGAACAGGTGGCGTTGGCTGCTTCCGAACGGCTGGTCGCCATGAGCGATGGCCGCTACCTGCTCCAGCACTCGGACGCCAAGGCCGCGCGCGGCGCAAAATCCGGGTTGGGGCTGGAAGTTGTGGACCAGTGGACCGGACACCGCCGGGATACTTCCACCCTTTCCGGCGGTGAGTCCTTTATGGCGTCCCTGTCCCTCGCCCTCGGGTTGGCAGACGTTGTGCAGCAGGAATCCGGTGGCATCCAGATCGAGACGCTTTTTGTGGACGAGGGCTTCGGCAGCCTGGACGAACAATCCCTGGAACAGGTCATGGATGCCCTCGAAGGCCTTCGCGACGGCGGGCGCGTTGTGGGTCTCGTCAGCCATGTGGGGGAGATGAAACAGCGCATCGGAACCCAACTCCAGGTCCTCAAGGGCCGGAACGGTTCCACGCTCCGCATTTCCGACGCCGCCGAGGCCCTGGTGTGA
- a CDS encoding alpha/beta fold hydrolase: MSGRHTGEMHSHTVEGTDPQLFVEVHDPQDDAGLRPVLLLHGFSSSSKLNWHDTGWVAALLEAGRRVITVDLPGHGRSGAPEDMDSYSPSRIRADLLQIAFDAGVRPLHNGDPSSGVDLVGYSLGARLAWEFGATQPEIVHRLVLGGPNIADPLAAFDLIAAQNYLADGTPIADPSTAGLLKMAMLLPSNNIFALLSLVDAIKAEPFDPAEAVPHMPMLLVAGDQDERAATMPQLAELGIRAGSMAEQLTLPGRNHTNAITSRAFKQGAIAFLGV, encoded by the coding sequence ATGAGCGGCAGGCACACCGGCGAGATGCATTCCCACACCGTTGAGGGCACCGACCCCCAACTGTTTGTGGAGGTGCACGACCCCCAGGACGACGCCGGGCTGCGCCCTGTGCTGCTGCTGCACGGCTTCTCTTCTTCCAGCAAACTCAACTGGCATGACACCGGCTGGGTGGCCGCGCTGCTGGAGGCCGGCCGCCGCGTCATCACCGTGGACCTGCCCGGACACGGCCGCAGCGGCGCCCCCGAGGACATGGATTCCTACTCCCCCAGCCGGATCCGCGCGGACCTGCTGCAGATAGCGTTCGACGCCGGCGTGCGGCCATTGCACAACGGTGACCCTTCCAGCGGGGTGGACCTTGTGGGCTATTCCTTGGGCGCCCGGCTCGCCTGGGAATTCGGCGCCACCCAGCCTGAGATCGTCCACCGCCTGGTCCTGGGCGGACCGAACATCGCCGATCCGCTGGCGGCCTTTGACCTCATCGCCGCCCAGAACTACCTCGCCGACGGAACCCCCATCGCGGACCCGTCCACGGCCGGCCTGCTCAAGATGGCCATGCTCCTGCCGAGCAACAACATCTTCGCGCTGCTGTCCCTGGTGGATGCCATCAAAGCCGAACCGTTCGATCCGGCCGAAGCCGTCCCCCACATGCCCATGCTCCTTGTGGCCGGCGACCAGGATGAACGTGCGGCCACCATGCCCCAGCTTGCCGAACTCGGAATCCGGGCAGGGTCCATGGCCGAACAGCTGACATTACCCGGGCGGAACCACACCAACGCCATCACCAGCAGAGCTTTCAAACAAGGCGCCATCGCTTTCCTGGGAGTCTGA
- a CDS encoding serine hydrolase — MHDPFQPRARRVAALLRRSVLVAAAGFLAVALLVALYMLAPARPRQATASRTSRGIDTFASSAPIDAGLDAAIGAIIDDNSQYQVGVALMATAGGDLHQYGVEEPFEAASTAKILTAAAYYHLVEQGSASLDDPLGAFTSGFQIQTMVQDSNNDAWSLLMDAVGLSELSEYAASLDVTYDPEVNTLSTADMAHILAELFEGRLLDQDHTEQLLSYMQDTNYENLIPAAVPDGVTVFHKYGLLDDELHDAAILSMSSGSYVLVVFTKGAGLSDVPERTVLIQDITKAVTAALS, encoded by the coding sequence ATGCACGATCCTTTCCAGCCACGCGCCCGCCGGGTCGCCGCCCTGCTCCGCCGCTCCGTCCTGGTGGCTGCCGCCGGGTTCCTCGCTGTGGCCCTGCTCGTCGCCCTCTACATGCTGGCGCCCGCCCGGCCCCGGCAGGCTACGGCGTCGCGCACATCAAGAGGCATCGACACTTTTGCAAGCTCCGCCCCGATTGACGCGGGCCTGGACGCAGCCATCGGTGCCATCATCGACGACAACAGCCAGTACCAGGTGGGTGTTGCGCTGATGGCCACCGCCGGCGGGGACCTGCACCAGTACGGCGTGGAGGAACCGTTCGAGGCAGCGAGCACGGCCAAGATCCTGACCGCTGCGGCCTATTACCACCTGGTGGAGCAGGGGTCAGCGTCCCTCGATGATCCGCTGGGCGCGTTCACCTCGGGATTCCAGATCCAAACGATGGTCCAGGACAGCAACAACGATGCGTGGAGCCTGCTGATGGACGCAGTGGGCCTTTCCGAACTCTCGGAGTACGCCGCCTCCCTCGACGTCACCTATGACCCCGAGGTGAACACGCTCTCGACAGCCGATATGGCCCATATCCTCGCGGAGCTGTTCGAGGGCCGGCTCCTGGACCAGGATCATACGGAGCAGCTGCTGTCCTACATGCAGGACACCAACTACGAAAACCTCATTCCGGCAGCAGTTCCGGACGGCGTCACCGTCTTCCACAAGTACGGGCTGCTCGATGACGAACTCCACGACGCCGCCATCCTCTCCATGTCCTCCGGCAGCTACGTGCTGGTGGTTTTCACGAAGGGTGCCGGCCTCAGCGACGTCCCTGAGCGGACGGTCCTGATCCAGGACATCACCAAGGCCGTTACCGCCGCCCTTTCCTGA